In the Salarias fasciatus chromosome 13, fSalaFa1.1, whole genome shotgun sequence genome, one interval contains:
- the grem2a gene encoding gremlin-2, whose translation MLWRITIPVILAGVLCISAESKKQRPQGSIPSPYKTKGNLSVERHHRLLQQKPEVLSSSREALVVTERRYLRRDWCKTQPLRQTISEEGCRSRTVVNRFCYGQCNSFYIPRHMGPSSGQGQSRGQASGSGRKSHNKIQEPFQSCSFCRPHRITQLTVQLDCPDLQPPFRHRKVQRVKQCRCMSVDVSGHGKL comes from the coding sequence ATGCTGTGGAGAATCACTATCCCTGTCATACTTGCTGGGGTGCTCTGCATCTCTGCAGAGAGCAAAAAGCAGCGGCCCCAGGGATCCATCCCATCTCCGTACAAGACCAAAGGGAACCTGTCCGTGGAGCGCCACCACCGGTTGCTGCAGCAGAAGCCAGAGGTGCTGTCCTCCAGCCGGGAGGCCCTGGTCGTGACGGAGCGCCGCTACCTCCGCAGAGACTGGTGCAAGACCCAGCCTCTCCGTCAGACCATCAGCGAGGAGGGCTGCCGCAGCCGCACCGTCGTCAACCGCTTCTGCTACGGCCAGTGCAACTCCTTCTACATCCCGCGCCACATGGGCCCCAGCTCGGGCCAGGGACAGAGTCGAGGCCAGGCTTCGGGCTCCGGGAGGAAAAGCCACAACAAAATCCAGGAGCCTTTTCAGTCCTGCTCCTTCTGCAGGCCTCACCGCATCACGCAGCTCACAGTGCAGCTGGACTGCCCGGACCTGCAGCCCCCGTTCAGACACCGGAAGGTGCAGAGGGTCAAACAGTGCCGCTGCATGTCTGTGGATGTGAGCGGCCACGGGAAGCTGTGA